The Hyphomicrobiales bacterium genome window below encodes:
- a CDS encoding FAD-dependent oxidoreductase — protein sequence MRTHARAVVIGGGVVGCSVLYHLAKAGWTDIVLLERDELTSGSTWHAAGGMHTINGDPNVAKLQQYTIDLYKEIEEASGQETGVHLTGGVMMASTVERMDWLKGLVAKGTYLGIEADLITPEEAHELMPLLDPSQFVGGVRTYVDGHLDPSGVTHAYAKAARKLGADIERFTKVEDLAQNRDGTWRVITNKGEIIAENVVNAGGLWAREVGQMVGLNLPLMAMEHMYLITEDMPEVAEINKTTGKEVFHAVDFDGELYLRQERGGMLMGTYEKACVPWSVHSTPWEFGHELLEPDIDRIAPSLEVGFKHFPAFERAGIKQIINGPFTFAPDGNPLVGPVRGLPGYWCACAVMAGFSQGGGVGLTLANWMTEGDPGYDIFAMDIGRYGDWATPAYTNVKVQENYSRRFSIKFPNEELPAGRPLRTTAIYDKLSAHGAQWGQAYGLEIPLWFAPEGVKDEFSWHRSTDFEHVANEVKGVREGVGLGEISGFANYTITGSGAAEWLDRILACKLPKEGRMTLAPMLKENGKVIGDFSLANLGNGKWFIAGSGIAEEYHMRWFEQHLPDDGSVVVEALGVSLTGLTIAGPKARDLLAKVTHADVSKTAFKFMDIRELYIGMAKCLVGRVSFTGDMGYEIWIKPEDQRMVFDLLMSEGEELGISLFGGRALNAMRLEKNYGTWAREYRPVYGPLESGLDRFVAYGKDADFIGKAAAIQEREDGGKLRLCAFVIEAKNADVIGDEPVYHNGEVKGWVTSGGFAHHSQKSVAMGYIPKEIASEAGGFEIELLGEKLKATIQTVPLFDANYERMRG from the coding sequence ATGAGAACTCATGCGCGTGCAGTGGTTATCGGCGGTGGTGTCGTTGGCTGTTCAGTCCTTTATCACCTAGCGAAAGCAGGATGGACGGATATTGTTCTTTTAGAGCGCGATGAGTTGACCTCTGGTTCAACGTGGCACGCAGCAGGCGGCATGCACACAATCAATGGTGACCCCAATGTTGCCAAGCTCCAGCAATACACAATCGACCTTTATAAAGAGATTGAAGAAGCCTCCGGCCAAGAAACTGGCGTGCACCTAACAGGTGGCGTGATGATGGCTTCCACCGTTGAGCGGATGGACTGGCTTAAAGGGCTTGTTGCGAAGGGCACCTATCTTGGCATTGAAGCTGATTTGATCACACCGGAAGAAGCGCACGAATTAATGCCACTTCTTGATCCGTCCCAATTTGTGGGTGGTGTGAGAACTTATGTTGATGGTCACCTTGACCCATCAGGGGTTACCCACGCTTATGCAAAAGCTGCTCGTAAACTGGGTGCCGACATTGAACGCTTTACCAAAGTGGAAGACCTTGCACAAAACCGCGATGGCACATGGCGCGTTATCACCAATAAGGGTGAAATCATCGCCGAGAATGTCGTCAATGCTGGTGGCCTTTGGGCGCGTGAAGTTGGACAGATGGTGGGGTTAAACCTTCCGCTTATGGCGATGGAGCATATGTACCTCATCACTGAGGATATGCCGGAAGTTGCCGAGATTAATAAGACTACTGGCAAAGAAGTTTTCCACGCCGTCGATTTTGATGGTGAACTTTACTTGCGCCAAGAGCGCGGCGGCATGTTGATGGGCACCTATGAAAAAGCCTGTGTGCCATGGTCTGTTCACTCTACGCCATGGGAATTTGGTCACGAGCTGCTTGAGCCAGATATCGACCGTATCGCGCCATCATTGGAAGTTGGCTTTAAACACTTCCCAGCGTTTGAGCGCGCGGGTATCAAACAAATCATCAATGGTCCCTTCACCTTTGCACCAGACGGTAACCCGTTGGTTGGTCCTGTGCGTGGTTTACCGGGTTATTGGTGTGCCTGCGCGGTTATGGCGGGCTTCAGCCAAGGCGGCGGCGTTGGTTTGACCCTTGCAAATTGGATGACCGAGGGCGATCCAGGTTATGATATCTTTGCGATGGATATTGGCCGTTATGGTGACTGGGCAACACCTGCATATACCAATGTAAAAGTGCAGGAAAACTATTCACGTCGCTTCTCAATCAAGTTCCCGAACGAAGAATTGCCAGCAGGCCGTCCGCTTCGCACAACCGCGATCTACGACAAATTGTCAGCGCATGGCGCACAATGGGGCCAAGCCTATGGTCTTGAAATTCCGCTCTGGTTTGCGCCAGAAGGGGTGAAGGATGAGTTCTCTTGGCACCGATCAACCGACTTTGAACATGTCGCCAACGAAGTGAAGGGCGTGCGTGAAGGCGTTGGACTTGGTGAAATTTCAGGCTTTGCCAATTACACCATCACAGGATCGGGGGCAGCTGAATGGCTTGACCGCATTCTAGCATGCAAGCTGCCAAAAGAAGGCCGCATGACATTGGCGCCGATGCTGAAAGAAAACGGCAAAGTGATTGGCGATTTCTCACTTGCAAACCTCGGTAATGGCAAATGGTTCATCGCTGGTTCTGGTATCGCGGAAGAATACCACATGCGCTGGTTTGAACAGCACCTGCCAGATGATGGGTCCGTTGTGGTTGAGGCGCTTGGCGTCAGTTTAACAGGTCTCACAATCGCTGGCCCGAAAGCTCGCGATCTGCTGGCGAAAGTGACACACGCGGATGTTTCCAAAACCGCCTTTAAGTTTATGGATATTCGTGAGCTTTATATCGGCATGGCGAAATGTCTTGTTGGTCGTGTCAGCTTTACCGGTGACATGGGTTATGAGATTTGGATCAAGCCAGAAGATCAACGTATGGTCTTTGACCTGTTGATGAGCGAAGGCGAAGAGCTTGGTATTTCCTTGTTCGGTGGCCGTGCATTGAATGCGATGCGTCTTGAGAAAAACTACGGCACATGGGCGCGTGAATATCGCCCCGTATATGGCCCGCTTGAATCGGGACTTGATCGTTTTGTTGCTTATGGCAAAGACGCTGACTTCATTGGTAAGGCTGCGGCAATTCAAGAGCGCGAGGACGGCGGTAAGCTGCGCCTTTGTGCCTTTGTTATTGAAGCAAAGAATGCGGATGTGATTGGCGACGAACCTGTCTATCACAATGGCGAAGTTAAAGGCTGGGTAACATCAGGCGGTTTTGCTCATCACAGTCAAAAATCAGTTGCGATGGGTTACATCCCGAAAGAGATTGCAAGTGAAGCAGGCGGCTTTGAAATTGAATTGCTGGGAGAAAAGCTGAAAGCCACTATTCAGACCGTGCCATTGTTTGATGCAAACTATGAGCGCATGCGTGGCTAG